A single window of Sphaerodactylus townsendi isolate TG3544 linkage group LG05, MPM_Stown_v2.3, whole genome shotgun sequence DNA harbors:
- the CTXN1 gene encoding LOW QUALITY PROTEIN: cortexin-1 (The sequence of the model RefSeq protein was modified relative to this genomic sequence to represent the inferred CDS: substituted 1 base at 1 genomic stop codon) — translation MMGDTSTLDYELLSPGRSKSRARITLRGMGLEQKGRSXAFVIFLLIFLVMLMVRCFRILLDPYSRMPASSWTDHKEGLERGQFDYALV, via the coding sequence ATGATGGGTGACACATCGACGTTGGACTATGAGCTGTTGTCCCCTGGACGGTCCAAGAGCCGAGCCCGAATTACCCTCCGGGGGATGGGCCTTGAGCAGAAAGGCCGGTCTTAAGCCTTTGTCATCTTCCTGCTGATCTTCCTGGTGATGCTGATGGTCCGCTGCTTCCGCATCTTGCTGGACCCGTACAGTCGGATGCCGGCCTCCTCCTGGACTGACCACAAGGAAGGCCTGGAAAGGGGCCAGTTTGATTATGCTCTCGTGTAG